A window of Clostridia bacterium genomic DNA:
TTTGGTTTGGAAGTAACTAGTGTGACTACTACAGCCTGGGGGTTGGCTTTAGTTTTGGCTTTGGTAGGTATTGTGGCTACACGTAAATTGGAACGTATACCTACAAGTCGTTTGCAAGTTGGTGCCGAGTTATTGTTGGATACCTTAATTGGCTTTTTCGGTGATGTAATGGGCAGTGAGGAAAAAGCAAAGCGTTATCTACCTTTATTAGGCACCTTTTTTCTTTTTATATTAATGTGCAACTACTCTGGTTTAATTCCAGGAGTCGGGTTAGTGCCTGGAATGCAAACTCCGACTAGTACACTTAGTGTAACAGCGGCTTTTGCGGCGATTGTCTTTTTCTTTACTCATTATTATGGTTTTAGGGAAAATGGCTGGAGCTATATTAAACATTTTACTGAACCTATTATTCTGCTGTTACCCTTAAATTTATTAGGTGAATTTACCA
This region includes:
- the atpB gene encoding F0F1 ATP synthase subunit A, encoding MFATPVYAAADSGAEQGAALFTLFGLEVTSVTTTAWGLALVLALVGIVATRKLERIPTSRLQVGAELLLDTLIGFFGDVMGSEEKAKRYLPLLGTFFLFILMCNYSGLIPGVGLVPGMQTPTSTLSVTAAFAAIVFFFTHYYGFRENGWSYIKHFTEPIILLLPLNLLGEFTKPLSLSLRLFGNIYGEGMVVAGLFSIVPILVPVPLELLSMLLGFIQALVFTLLASVYIASATSEP